In Streptomyces sp. NBC_00433, a single genomic region encodes these proteins:
- a CDS encoding SUKH-3 domain-containing protein translates to MAVSVRFPVGVDAALRAGGWEPGRWDIKQAEEWAGLLRDHVSPGGHRHAVFPAAVEAWAEFGGLAYPPASGPGRQVAPSAVTVDPLVGLHMARTFADLGRALETEVSPLGEEPGSGALLAIDAEGRVYSIDHAGDWYAGPDIDLALAALIGGGRTVRLTLAAG, encoded by the coding sequence ATGGCAGTCAGTGTGCGTTTCCCGGTCGGCGTCGACGCCGCGCTGCGGGCCGGCGGCTGGGAGCCCGGCCGGTGGGACATCAAGCAGGCCGAGGAGTGGGCGGGCCTGCTGCGCGACCATGTGTCGCCCGGCGGGCACCGGCACGCCGTCTTCCCGGCGGCCGTCGAGGCGTGGGCCGAATTCGGCGGCCTGGCCTACCCGCCCGCCTCGGGCCCCGGCCGGCAGGTCGCGCCCAGCGCGGTCACCGTCGACCCGCTGGTGGGCCTGCACATGGCGCGTACGTTCGCCGACCTCGGCAGGGCGCTGGAGACCGAGGTCAGCCCGCTCGGCGAGGAGCCCGGCTCCGGCGCCCTGCTGGCCATCGACGCCGAGGGCCGGGTCTACAGCATCGACCACGCGGGTGACTGGTACGCCGGCCCCGACATCGACCTCGCGCTGGCCGCCCTGATCGGCGGCGGCCGCACCGTACGGCTCACCCTCGCGGCCGGCTGA